The following proteins come from a genomic window of Pseudomonas sp. Z8(2022):
- a CDS encoding thiolase family protein — translation MSDIVIVSGARTPMGGFQGGLASVPAVELGAAAIRETVRRAGIEPADVQEVIMGCVLPAGLKQGPARQAALNAGLPAATGCTTINKLCGSGMKAVMMAVDSLKAGSNQVMIAGGMESMSNAPYVLEKARTGLRMGHGEIKDHMFLDGLEDARTGRLMGSFAQETADSYGITREEMDAYAIESLKRAQTAIKDGSLDAEIVPVTVTSRKGEVVVKDDEQPLTANLDKIPTLRPAFKKDGTITAANASSISDGASALLLMTADEAARRGLKPLARVVAHATQSQDPSEFTLAPIGAMGNLLKKTGWSKDEVDLFEINEAFAMVTMLAMREHGLDHAKVNVFGGACAQGHPVGSTGSRIILTLINALQKKGGKRGIASLCIGGGEATAVAIELL, via the coding sequence ATGTCCGATATCGTCATCGTCAGCGGCGCCCGTACTCCCATGGGCGGTTTTCAAGGCGGCCTGGCCAGCGTGCCGGCCGTCGAATTGGGCGCCGCCGCCATTCGTGAGACTGTCAGACGCGCCGGCATCGAGCCGGCCGACGTCCAGGAAGTCATCATGGGCTGCGTGCTGCCGGCCGGCCTCAAGCAGGGCCCTGCTCGCCAGGCTGCGCTGAATGCCGGACTGCCAGCAGCCACTGGCTGCACCACCATCAACAAGCTGTGTGGTTCCGGCATGAAGGCGGTGATGATGGCCGTCGACTCGCTGAAAGCCGGCAGTAATCAGGTCATGATCGCCGGCGGCATGGAGAGCATGTCCAACGCGCCCTATGTACTGGAAAAGGCCCGTACCGGTCTGCGCATGGGCCATGGCGAGATCAAGGATCACATGTTTCTCGACGGCCTCGAAGATGCCCGCACGGGCCGACTGATGGGCTCCTTCGCTCAGGAGACGGCCGACAGCTACGGCATCACCCGCGAAGAGATGGACGCTTACGCCATCGAATCGCTCAAGCGCGCCCAGACCGCGATCAAGGACGGATCTCTGGATGCCGAGATCGTTCCGGTCACCGTGACTTCGCGCAAGGGCGAAGTGGTGGTCAAGGATGACGAACAGCCCCTTACTGCCAATCTGGACAAGATTCCCACCCTCAGGCCTGCCTTCAAGAAGGACGGCACCATCACTGCGGCCAACGCCAGCTCGATTTCCGACGGTGCCAGCGCCCTGCTGCTGATGACCGCCGATGAAGCAGCCAGGCGCGGCCTCAAGCCATTGGCCAGAGTCGTTGCCCATGCCACCCAGAGCCAGGACCCGAGTGAATTCACCCTGGCGCCCATCGGTGCCATGGGCAATTTGCTGAAGAAGACCGGCTGGAGCAAGGACGAAGTCGACCTGTTCGAGATCAACGAAGCCTTCGCCATGGTGACCATGTTGGCGATGCGCGAACACGGTCTGGATCATGCCAAGGTCAACGTGTTCGGCGGCGCCTGCGCTCAGGGCCATCCGGTTGGCTCCACCGGCTCGCGGATCATCCTTACCCTGATCAACGCCCTGCAGAAGAAAGGCGGCAAGCGCGGCATCGCCTCGCTGTGCATCGGTGGCGGCGAAGCCACCGCGGTGGCCATCGAGCTGCTGTAA
- a CDS encoding fatty acid--CoA ligase: protein MLQTRLIPPAENAHAYPLLIKRLLLSGSRYEKTREIVYRDKLRYSYATFNERVARLANVLSEAGVKAGDTVAVMDWDSHRYLECMFAIPMLGAVLHTINIRLSPDQILYTMNHAEDRFVLVNSEFVPLYNGIAGQLTTVEKTLLLTDGEDRSANLANLVGEYESLLAAASAQYDFADFDENSVATTFYTTGTTGNPKGVYFTHRQLVLHTLSMATTMGGLDSIRLLGNDDVYMPITPMFHVHAWGVPYVATMLGVKQVYPGRYEPDMLCRLIKEEKVNFSHCVPTILQMVLAAPGAQDHDFGGMKMIIGGSALNRSLYEAAKARGIQLTAAYGMSETCPLISCAYLNEELRAGSEDERTTYRIKAGIPVPLVEAAIMDAEGQLLPRDGESQGELVLRAPWLTQGYFREPEKGEELWAHGWLHTGDVATIDGMGFIEIRDRIKDVIKTGGEWISSLELEDLISRHPAVREVAVVGVPDPQWGERPFALLVLREEQGLDAKGLKEHLKPFVEQGHINKWAIPTQIALVTEIPKTSVGKLDKKRIRVEIAQWQEAGSAFLSTL, encoded by the coding sequence ATGCTGCAGACCCGACTGATCCCACCCGCCGAAAACGCTCATGCCTATCCGCTTTTGATCAAGCGCCTGCTGCTGTCCGGCAGTCGTTATGAGAAGACCCGCGAAATCGTCTATCGCGACAAGTTGCGATACAGCTATGCGACCTTCAACGAGCGTGTCGCGCGTCTGGCCAACGTGCTCAGCGAGGCCGGAGTCAAGGCCGGCGACACCGTGGCGGTGATGGACTGGGACAGCCATCGCTACCTCGAGTGCATGTTCGCCATTCCCATGCTCGGCGCGGTGCTGCATACCATCAACATCCGCCTGTCGCCGGATCAGATCCTCTACACCATGAACCACGCCGAAGACCGCTTCGTGCTGGTCAACAGCGAATTCGTGCCGCTGTACAACGGTATTGCCGGGCAACTCACCACGGTGGAGAAAACCCTGCTGCTGACCGATGGCGAAGACAGGAGCGCCAACCTGGCGAATCTTGTCGGCGAATACGAGAGCCTGCTGGCAGCGGCCAGCGCGCAGTACGACTTCGCCGATTTCGACGAAAACTCGGTCGCCACCACCTTCTATACGACCGGGACGACCGGCAATCCCAAGGGCGTGTACTTCACCCACCGGCAACTGGTGCTGCACACCCTGTCCATGGCGACCACCATGGGCGGTCTGGACAGCATTCGCCTGCTGGGCAACGACGACGTCTACATGCCGATCACGCCGATGTTCCATGTGCATGCCTGGGGCGTGCCCTACGTGGCCACCATGCTCGGGGTCAAGCAGGTATATCCCGGCCGCTACGAGCCGGACATGCTGTGCCGGCTGATCAAGGAAGAGAAGGTCAACTTCTCCCACTGCGTGCCGACCATCCTGCAGATGGTGTTGGCTGCACCGGGGGCGCAGGACCATGATTTCGGCGGCATGAAGATGATCATCGGCGGCAGTGCGCTCAATCGCTCCCTGTACGAGGCGGCCAAGGCGCGAGGCATTCAATTGACCGCAGCCTATGGCATGTCCGAAACCTGTCCGCTGATCTCCTGCGCCTACCTCAACGAGGAGCTTCGCGCAGGCAGCGAAGACGAACGCACCACATACCGAATCAAGGCGGGTATCCCGGTGCCGCTGGTGGAAGCCGCGATCATGGATGCCGAAGGCCAGTTGCTGCCGCGTGATGGTGAATCGCAGGGCGAGCTGGTGTTGCGTGCCCCCTGGCTGACCCAGGGCTATTTCCGCGAGCCGGAGAAGGGCGAAGAGCTCTGGGCTCATGGCTGGCTGCACACCGGCGACGTGGCGACCATCGACGGCATGGGTTTCATCGAGATTCGTGATCGCATCAAGGATGTGATCAAGACGGGAGGCGAGTGGATCTCGTCGCTGGAGCTGGAAGATCTGATCAGTCGCCATCCTGCGGTACGGGAAGTCGCGGTGGTGGGCGTGCCTGATCCGCAGTGGGGCGAACGCCCGTTTGCGCTGCTGGTGCTGCGTGAAGAGCAGGGGCTGGATGCCAAGGGGCTCAAGGAGCATCTCAAGCCCTTCGTCGAGCAGGGACACATCAACAAGTGGGCGATCCCCACGCAGATCGCGCTTGTTACCGAAATTCCCAAGACCAGTGTCGGAAAGCTGGACAAGAAGCGCATTCGCGTCGAAATCGCCCAGTGGCAGGAGGCAGGCAGCGCTTTCCTGTCCACGCTGTGA